A single Neoarius graeffei isolate fNeoGra1 chromosome 23, fNeoGra1.pri, whole genome shotgun sequence DNA region contains:
- the insl3 gene encoding insulin-like 3 (Leydig cell): MNIKWIITLTILLITENDGVSGKDVRVKLCGREFIRMVVTLCGSSRLRRYAPEIDPVSISPHEIRYNSDLFFNLTQTKSKSEDQPIDNFPEKVLNSSLSSFLKIMESPEHSSSRLKRDVGPAGVCCRSGCTKTELVQYC, translated from the exons ATGAATATTAAATGGATCATCACTCTCACCATTCTGTTAATAACTGAGAATGATGGGGTTTCAGGAAAAGATGTGCGAGTGAAACTTTGCGGCCGTGAATTTATCAGGATGGTTGTGACATTGTGTGGAAGTTCACGACTGAGACGCTATGCACCTGAGATTGACCCTGTGTCCATCAGTCCTCACG AAATTCGGTACAACAGTGATCTGTTTTTCAATCTGACACAAACGAAGAGCAAAAGTGAAGATCAGCCAATCGACAACTTTCCAGAGAAAGTGTTGAACTCATCATTATCATCGTTTCTCAAGATCATGGAGTCTCCAGAACATTCGAGCTCCAGGCTGAAGCGTGATGTCGGCCCTGCAGGAGTGTGCTGCAGATCCGGATGCACCAAGACTGAGCTGGTTCAATACTGCTGA